GCGCCAACAGGCTGATGGTGTTGACCGAGAATCCAACGATCCAGATGGCGGCGATGGTGCCAATAAGGGCGACTGGAATGGCAATGGCCGGAATGATGGTGGCGCGCCAGGAACGCAGAAACAGGAAGATGACCACAATAACGATGACGACCGCCAGCAGGATTGATTTGGTTACTTCCGTAATAGAGCCCTCGATGAAAACGCCATCATCGGTGGTGATGATCAGCGAGACACCTTCGGGCAGCTGATTTTGCAGTTCTGCGACTGCCTTGCGAACGTCCTGTGATATGGTCAGGGTATTGCCGACAGACTGGCGTACGATATCCAGGCCGATAGAGGGGCGGCCATTGACGCGGGCGGACTGGGTGGTGTCTTCGCCTGTCAACTGCACATTGGCAATATCGGATATGTATGTCGTTGCGTTGATGCGCAGCTTGCCGATCATCTCCGTAGTAACCTGCGGATTGATCGAGCGAAGGGTCGTCGTGCTGAGGTCGCTATCTACCGATCCAAGGGAGTAGTCGTTGCGCAAGGTGAGAAGGGCGGTGCTCACATCCTTGAGCGTTAATCCCCGTGCCAGCAAGGCAGGCATGGAAACATTGATCCGGAATTCGTTAGCCTTGGCTCCGGTTACTGTGATTTCGGCGATGCCTTCCACCAGATTGAGCCTGTCGGTGATCGGGCCTTCGGCCAATGTGGTCAGCTCGGCGAGACTTTTGTTGCCTGAGAGGGCCAGACGGATGATGGGATCTGCATCGGCGTTGCTTTTGCGCACGGTTGGGTCTTCCACATCGTCGGGCAACTGGCGCATGGTCTGTGAGACGATTTCCCGTGCCTCGTTGGCGGCGATGTCGACATCCACGTCGCTGTTCAGATCAAGCGTAATGCGGCTGCTGCCATAGCTTGATGTAGAGGAGATGTCTTTCACTCCATCCAGAGCGCCGAATGCATCTTCCAGTACCGAGGTGATTTCCCGGTCAACCACGTCAGCCGATGCACCTTCATAGGTGGTTCGCACGGAAAGAGAAGGCTGGTCAACGTCAGGCATTTCGCGCACTTCAACTCCGGAAAGCGCAGCAATGCCTGCAATGATGATGAGAAGGTTGATCACGAAGGCCAGAATAGGACGGGCAACAAAGAGCCGCGTCATGCCTTCAACATGTTTGTTTGGCATCAATCTACTCCGCAGATCCGGAAGGCGCAGCTGTGGTCTCTGCGCCATTTTCTGCAACAATGGAGGCACCTGGACGGAGTTTCTGCACTCCTTCTACCACCACTTTGGCGCCTTCTTTGAGAGCGCCTTCGATCCAGATGGTGTCATCTTGTCTGTAGCGGAAAATGACTGGTACTGCGCGCACCTTGCCATTCTCGGCAAGCCACACCTGGGTACCATCTCTGGTCCATGCCAAAGCCATGGCAGGCACTGCGGCAAGAGGCTCGGTTGTCTGGCGCAGCAGCACTTCAAATGTCATGCCCGGCCAGAGGCGGCCATCGTGGTTGTCAATCTCTGCCTTGACGGTGATTGTGCGGGTTGTTTCGTCGATTGTGCTGTCAAACGCGATGATTTTGCCATTGAAGATCTTGCCCGTGATAGCTGGAGTGGTGGCAAATACCTCTTTGTCCAGCTTGAGCAGATTCATTGCGCGTTCGGGCAGCTCGAAGGTTACCAGAATGGTCTGGGTGTTGTTGATGTCAACGATATTGGCACCGTTAGAGAGAAAATCTCCGACCTCCCACTCTGCCAAACCAAGGCGGCCGCTGATTGGGCTTTTTATTGCCCGGTCTTCCAGCTCCTTCTGGGCCAGAGCCAGATTGCCTCGCGCCACTGCGGCTGCGGATTCGGCTTCTTTCATGCTGGTGGCTGTGACAATGCCGCTGTTGCGAGATTGCAAAAGGCTGTAGCGCTCAAGGGAGTCCTCTGCCTTGGACAAGTTTGCTTGCGCAATCTCAACATTGATGCGCTCGGATGTGTCTTCCAATTGCAACAGCACGTCTCCGGCTGAAACGAGCGGGGTTCCATCGAACATGATTTTCTTTATCTGCCCGGAAACTTCCGAGATGAGGCTTACGCTTTGCTTGGCGACGCCTGTTCCGATGGAACTGAAGGTATCTTCATAAGGTTTGAAGGTGATGTCGGCCAGCGTGACGTAAGTTGCGCCAGTGCCTCTGCCTGTTCGGCGGGCGGGATTGTTTGGTGCTGCGGAGCCGCTTTGGCTTTTGGCGGCGGAGTTGTTTGGGGCCGCAAACAATGACGCAAGGCCGA
This window of the uncultured Cohaesibacter sp. genome carries:
- a CDS encoding efflux RND transporter periplasmic adaptor subunit translates to MKHFLSLIAAALLIISAYIYQFGLPFGLASLFAAPNNSAAKSQSGSAAPNNPARRTGRGTGATYVTLADITFKPYEDTFSSIGTGVAKQSVSLISEVSGQIKKIMFDGTPLVSAGDVLLQLEDTSERINVEIAQANLSKAEDSLERYSLLQSRNSGIVTATSMKEAESAAAVARGNLALAQKELEDRAIKSPISGRLGLAEWEVGDFLSNGANIVDINNTQTILVTFELPERAMNLLKLDKEVFATTPAITGKIFNGKIIAFDSTIDETTRTITVKAEIDNHDGRLWPGMTFEVLLRQTTEPLAAVPAMALAWTRDGTQVWLAENGKVRAVPVIFRYRQDDTIWIEGALKEGAKVVVEGVQKLRPGASIVAENGAETTAAPSGSAE